In one Acomys russatus chromosome X, mAcoRus1.1, whole genome shotgun sequence genomic region, the following are encoded:
- the LOC127184932 gene encoding olfactory receptor 11L1-like, which produces MANLTLIREFLLLGFGSIHGLQFLLFGTFLGIYVMTLLGNILILTVTASDRSLQTPMYFFLSNFSFLEIWYTTSIAPKMLKTLLSGPEAISFAGCVTQFYFFGSMAVVECFLLAAMSYDRYLAICSPLRYPSLMNFHTCICLAGVSWLGGFLTPVVTVTMTFQLQFCASNEIDHFFCDLAPVLKLACSDPEEVEKTTFLMASFVTMVPFLLTVASYINIVSAVLRVPSATGKRRAFSTCSSHLIVVTLYYGTLGTVYAIPTATQAAALNKVFSLLYTVITPMVNPIVYSLRNKDVKNAVQRLLSEWKHGTKT; this is translated from the coding sequence ATGGCTAATCTGACCCTGATCAGAGAATTTCTCCTCCTGGGATTCGGAAGCATCCACGGGTTACAGTTTTTGCTGTTTGGAACATTTCTTGGAATCTATGTAATGACCTTACTGGGGAATATTCTCATCCTTACAGTTACTGCCAGTGACCGCAGCCTCCAAACTCCCATGTACTTCTTTTTGTCCAATTTCTCCTTCCTTGAGATCTGGTATACAACTTCCATTGCTCCTAAGATGCTGAAGACCCTTCTCTCTGGTCCAGAGGCAATTTCTTTTGCAGGATGTGTgactcagttttatttctttggctCCATGGCAGTAGTTGAGTGTTTTCTTCTGGCAGCCATGTCTTATGACCGCTACCTTGCAATCTGCAGCCCACTTCGGTACCCTTCTCTTATGAACTTCCACACATGTATCTGTCTTGCAGGTGTATCTTGGCTGGGTGGATTTCTAACTCCTGTTGTCACTGTCACTATGACTTTCCAGCTACAGTTTTGTGCATCTAATGAGATTGATCATTTCTTTTGTGACCTTGCCCCTGTGCTTAAGTTGGCTTGTTCCGATCCCGAGGAAGTAGAAAAAACTACTTTCCTCATGGCCTCCTTTGTCACCATGGTGCCCTTCCTGCTCACTGTAGCCTCCTATATAAACATCGTGAGTGCTGTCCTCAGAGTGCCATCAGCTACAGGAAAGCGAAGAGCCTTTTCCACATGCTCCTCCCACCTCATTGTAGTCACTCTCTACTATGGAACTCTGGGAACAGTGTATGCGATTCCCACAGCAACTCAGGCCGCTGCCTTAAACAAGGTCTTCTCACTGCTCTACACTGTAATCACTCCCATGGTCAACCCCATTGTGTACAGCCTGAGAAACAAGGATGTTAAAAATGCAGTGCAGAGACTCCTAAGTGAGTGGAAGCATGGCACGAAGACTTAA